The following proteins are co-located in the Candidatus Omnitrophota bacterium genome:
- a CDS encoding ABC transporter permease, translating to MRNFLQMVGKQFTDFIRYAGGISILMGQTLFWIPMPPLRRRQILEQMAKIGVDSLPIVFLISMFTGMVLALQSAYQMQRFSAEMYIASLVAFSMTRELGPVLTALIVAGRVGASITAELGTMQVTEQIDAMETLATNPIKYLVVPRFLALIIMLPILTIYADIVGVFGGYLVGVYKLGISHAMYMKNTWQPLKYKDFFTGLIKSFFFGVIICIVACYEGMTAEGGAEGVGRSTTSSVVVSFILIIASDCFFTALFYFVAR from the coding sequence ATGAGAAATTTTTTACAGATGGTGGGAAAGCAGTTTACGGATTTTATAAGATACGCCGGCGGCATATCCATACTTATGGGGCAGACTTTATTCTGGATACCTATGCCGCCTCTGCGCCGTCGCCAGATACTCGAACAGATGGCAAAGATCGGCGTTGATTCTCTGCCGATAGTATTTCTTATAAGCATGTTCACCGGTATGGTGCTGGCGCTTCAGAGCGCGTATCAGATGCAGAGATTTTCCGCCGAGATGTACATAGCGTCCTTAGTCGCGTTTTCGATGACCAGAGAACTCGGGCCAGTTTTGACAGCGCTTATAGTGGCGGGCAGGGTCGGCGCCTCAATAACCGCCGAACTGGGAACTATGCAGGTTACCGAGCAGATCGATGCTATGGAAACGCTGGCAACCAATCCTATAAAATACCTGGTTGTGCCGAGGTTTTTGGCGCTTATAATTATGCTTCCGATACTAACAATATATGCCGATATAGTCGGTGTCTTCGGAGGTTATCTCGTCGGAGTGTATAAATTGGGAATATCGCACGCCATGTATATGAAAAATACGTGGCAACCGCTCAAATATAAGGATTTTTTTACAGGGCTTATAAAGAGTTTCTTCTTCGGAGTAATTATTTGTATCGTCGCCTGCTATGAGGGAATGACCGCGGAGGGCGGCGCGGAGGGCGTAGGGCGCTCGACCACCTCCAGCGTAGTTGTGAGTTTTATATTGATAATAGCTTCGGACTGTTTCTTCACGGCTTTGTTTTATTTTGTAGCGAGATAA
- a CDS encoding MlaD family protein: MESVKSFELKVGVFILIGVMILFIIVFSIGGANFSKKGYKIKVQFSFANGIGGTAPVRLAGVGVGQIQGVRIIRDANTNLTKAELTAWIDEKAKIENDSVVTINTLGLLGEKYLEIFPGTPGNPLLKANDMIVGKDPIPMEKFTEDLANLTDSVNAIVSKIKRGEGTIGKLLVDQAVYDNLEAFTADIKKNPWKLLVKPSGD; the protein is encoded by the coding sequence ATGGAGAGCGTCAAGAGTTTTGAATTGAAGGTAGGTGTTTTTATATTGATCGGCGTTATGATATTATTCATAATCGTATTTTCGATAGGCGGGGCGAATTTCTCAAAAAAGGGTTATAAGATAAAAGTCCAGTTCAGTTTCGCGAACGGCATAGGCGGCACCGCGCCGGTGCGTCTGGCGGGTGTGGGTGTCGGGCAGATCCAGGGGGTGCGGATAATCCGCGACGCAAATACCAACCTTACCAAGGCGGAGCTTACGGCCTGGATAGACGAGAAGGCAAAGATAGAGAACGACTCGGTCGTAACGATAAATACGCTCGGCCTGCTGGGCGAGAAATATCTCGAGATATTCCCCGGAACGCCCGGAAATCCATTGCTTAAAGCGAACGATATGATAGTCGGTAAAGACCCGATACCGATGGAGAAATTTACCGAAGATCTGGCCAATCTTACCGATTCGGTGAACGCGATAGTGTCAAAGATAAAACGCGGCGAAGGTACGATCGGGAAACTTCTGGTGGACCAGGCCGTGTACGATAATCTCGAAGCATTTACCGCGGATATCAAAAAGAACCCGTGGAAACTCCTGGTGAAACCGAGCGGCGATTAA
- the plsY gene encoding glycerol-3-phosphate 1-O-acyltransferase PlsY, with protein MSVIFFIFSTVLGYMIGSFPTSFLMARALKGVDIRQVGSGNAGATNVLRSVGKLPALVTLIVDVLKGVFVVTIMANFFYGYIENLDYDFYRSFLGLVAVCGHIWPVWLKFKGGKGVATTLGVALGLAPIVLIPSSVIWLIIFFTTNYVSLASICALIVFPPFAIAFGQSFYLVLISAVICSISIFKHRENITRLLKRQENKTILFKDKQG; from the coding sequence ATGAGCGTAATATTTTTTATATTTTCTACCGTACTCGGATACATGATCGGTTCTTTCCCGACGAGTTTTCTTATGGCCAGGGCGTTGAAAGGCGTCGATATCCGGCAGGTTGGCAGTGGAAACGCCGGCGCGACCAACGTTTTAAGGTCGGTCGGTAAATTGCCCGCGCTTGTAACGCTCATAGTAGACGTGCTTAAAGGCGTGTTCGTCGTAACGATAATGGCGAACTTCTTCTACGGCTACATCGAGAATCTCGATTATGATTTTTATCGTTCGTTTCTGGGTCTGGTTGCGGTTTGCGGACACATCTGGCCTGTCTGGTTGAAGTTTAAAGGCGGGAAAGGTGTTGCCACTACTCTTGGCGTTGCTCTCGGTCTGGCTCCGATAGTTCTTATACCGTCATCCGTGATTTGGCTTATCATATTCTTTACCACGAACTATGTGTCGTTAGCATCGATATGCGCGCTCATCGTTTTTCCGCCCTTCGCGATAGCTTTCGGACAGTCGTTCTATCTGGTTCTTATCAGCGCCGTCATATGCTCGATCAGTATCTTCAAACATCGCGAGAATATAACGCGTCTTCTGAAGAGGCAGGAGAATAAGACGATTTTGTTCAAAGATAAGCAAGGTTAG
- the cysE gene encoding serine O-acetyltransferase, translated as MFWLVIAALFSKEIISVFEKDPAATSYLEVLLTYSGVHAMIFYRTAHRLLKMGVPFIPRWLSQIGRFFTGIEIHPGAAIGKRFFIDHGMGVVIGETTIIGDDVLIYQGVTLGGTGKERGKRHPTVGNNVVIGAGAKVLGNITIGDNSYIGSNAVVIKDVPSNSTVVGVPGRITKQEGKKIDLSLDHIHVLDPILQEIDELKERIRKLEK; from the coding sequence ATGTTCTGGTTAGTGATAGCCGCATTATTCAGCAAAGAGATAATTTCAGTTTTCGAGAAAGATCCGGCGGCAACCAGTTACCTCGAGGTGCTCCTTACCTATTCCGGCGTCCATGCCATGATTTTTTACAGGACGGCTCATCGTTTATTAAAGATGGGCGTTCCATTTATCCCGAGATGGCTTTCGCAGATCGGCAGATTTTTTACAGGTATCGAGATACATCCGGGCGCGGCGATAGGCAAGCGGTTTTTTATTGACCACGGTATGGGCGTGGTTATAGGCGAGACGACGATAATCGGCGACGATGTACTGATATATCAGGGCGTAACTCTGGGCGGGACCGGTAAAGAGCGCGGTAAGCGCCACCCGACGGTAGGTAATAACGTCGTCATAGGCGCGGGCGCGAAAGTCCTTGGTAATATAACGATAGGGGATAACTCATATATCGGTTCCAACGCCGTTGTGATAAAAGATGTGCCTTCTAATTCGACCGTAGTAGGCGTACCCGGGCGTATAACCAAACAGGAAGGCAAAAAGATAGACCTTTCACTCGACCATATCCATGTCCTCGATCCTATCCTGCAAGAGATAGATGAATTGAAGGAACGAATCAGAAAACTGGAAAAGTGA
- a CDS encoding UvrB/UvrC motif-containing protein, which yields MKCDICGKREATVHLTEIVNEKVTKLHLCEECAKEKGAEMEEHFGLSDLLAGLADLGAGLEPSITDRVKCPVCGFTYGDFKKVGRLGCGECYEAFKKQLTPLLKRIHSADRHVGKVPLSAGKTVKDTRNLQDLRVKMEKAIQYEEFEEAAKLRDQIKDLEKKTGSVK from the coding sequence ATGAAGTGTGATATCTGCGGTAAAAGAGAAGCGACCGTTCACCTGACCGAGATAGTCAATGAAAAGGTGACGAAGCTCCACCTCTGCGAAGAGTGCGCCAAGGAGAAAGGCGCCGAGATGGAGGAGCATTTCGGATTAAGCGACCTTCTCGCCGGACTGGCCGACCTCGGTGCCGGGCTCGAGCCGAGCATTACCGATAGGGTAAAATGCCCGGTATGCGGATTCACATACGGCGATTTCAAAAAAGTGGGCCGCCTTGGTTGCGGCGAATGTTATGAGGCTTTTAAAAAACAACTCACCCCGTTATTGAAACGGATACACAGCGCCGATCGTCACGTGGGTAAAGTTCCTCTCTCGGCCGGTAAGACCGTGAAAGATACCAGAAATCTTCAGGATCTGCGCGTGAAAATGGAGAAGGCGATACAGTACGAGGAGTTCGAGGAGGCGGCCAAACTTCGCGACCAGATAAAAGATTTGGAAAAGAAGACGGGAAGCGTTAAATGA
- a CDS encoding CDP-alcohol phosphatidyltransferase family protein, giving the protein MGKRQGLNLANKITITRIVLIPFFIAAIVYSCHTLALAIFIIAVISDGADGFIARALKQKTQLGTILDPIADKLLLMTAYIALAITNSIPEGIRIPAYVTIIVISRDAIIVLGSIVVHVVTGDLKVSPSAVGKITTFFQMITIVSVLLEFKYSFIIWNTTVLFTVLSGVDYIIKGSRLFGENHALPKKA; this is encoded by the coding sequence ATGGGTAAAAGGCAGGGGCTGAACCTGGCCAATAAGATAACGATCACAAGGATCGTGCTGATACCTTTTTTCATCGCGGCTATAGTGTATTCGTGCCATACTTTGGCGCTGGCTATATTTATAATCGCGGTTATTTCCGACGGAGCGGACGGATTTATCGCGCGAGCGCTGAAGCAGAAGACCCAGCTGGGTACGATACTCGATCCCATCGCGGACAAGCTTCTTCTTATGACCGCGTATATCGCGCTCGCTATTACCAACAGCATCCCCGAAGGCATAAGGATACCGGCATATGTAACGATAATCGTAATATCCAGGGATGCCATAATAGTCTTAGGGTCAATAGTGGTGCATGTGGTCACGGGCGATCTTAAGGTTTCCCCAAGCGCTGTGGGTAAAATAACGACATTTTTTCAGATGATAACAATTGTCAGCGTATTGCTGGAGTTTAAATATTCCTTTATAATATGGAATACCACCGTGCTTTTTACCGTACTTTCAGGCGTGGATTATATTATTAAAGGTAGCCGCTTGTTTGGTGAAAACCATGCATTGCCGAAGAAAGCGTAG
- the ispF gene encoding 2-C-methyl-D-erythritol 2,4-cyclodiphosphate synthase produces the protein MRIGFGYDIHRLVDDRKLVLGGVEIPYIKGLLGHSDADVLLHAIADAILGAVALGDIGEHFPDTDPRYKGIQSKELIKKVVAIIREKGYAIKNVDSVVLAEEPKIGPFKEKMLSELSAMLGVTRESVSIKATTNEGVGSIGRGDAIAAYAVVLLEERGGV, from the coding sequence ATGAGGATAGGTTTTGGTTACGACATTCACCGGCTGGTCGATGACAGGAAGCTTGTTTTAGGCGGTGTCGAGATACCGTATATAAAAGGGCTCCTCGGACATTCGGACGCGGACGTTCTTCTCCATGCGATAGCGGATGCCATACTTGGGGCGGTGGCGCTCGGCGACATAGGCGAGCATTTCCCGGACACGGATCCGCGGTACAAGGGCATACAGAGTAAAGAGTTGATTAAGAAGGTAGTCGCCATTATTCGCGAGAAGGGATATGCGATAAAGAATGTGGACAGCGTTGTTCTTGCCGAAGAGCCGAAAATTGGACCGTTCAAGGAGAAGATGCTGAGCGAATTGAGCGCGATGCTCGGTGTAACGAGGGAAAGCGTCAGTATAAAAGCGACGACGAACGAAGGCGTGGGTTCCATAGGACGAGGCGACGCGATAGCCGCGTATGCCGTTGTGTTGCTGGAAGAGCGGGGTGGGGTATGA
- a CDS encoding ABC transporter ATP-binding protein: MIEIINLCKSFNGHKVLDNLNLNIDTGETTVIIGRSGCGKSVLLKHIIGLLKPDSGQVIIDGKDVTRMDEKELSALRLKFGMLFQGAALFDSLSVFENVGFNLIEHTSSNKDEIAKAVKESLALVGLRGIEDKKPAELSGGMRKRVGLARAICMRPKILLYDEPTTGIDPIMGDAINELIVELHNKLKITGIAVTHDMTSAYKIADRIAMMYNGKIIINGTPDEIKAAKDPIVRQFITGASKGPITEGIDFEHLI; this comes from the coding sequence ATGATCGAAATAATTAATTTATGTAAGTCATTTAACGGTCACAAGGTTTTGGATAACCTTAATCTTAATATCGACACCGGCGAAACGACGGTTATTATAGGGCGCTCCGGTTGCGGCAAGAGTGTCCTTCTGAAACATATAATAGGGCTCCTTAAGCCTGATAGCGGCCAGGTTATAATAGACGGAAAAGATGTTACGAGGATGGACGAGAAAGAGCTCAGCGCCCTCAGGCTGAAGTTCGGCATGCTATTCCAGGGCGCGGCGCTATTCGATTCGTTGAGTGTTTTTGAAAACGTAGGTTTCAATCTCATCGAACATACGAGTTCAAATAAGGACGAGATAGCTAAAGCCGTAAAAGAGTCTCTGGCGCTCGTCGGCCTTAGAGGCATCGAGGACAAAAAGCCGGCAGAGTTATCCGGCGGTATGAGAAAGAGGGTGGGGCTCGCGCGCGCCATATGTATGCGGCCCAAGATACTTTTGTACGACGAGCCTACGACCGGTATAGACCCGATAATGGGTGATGCCATAAATGAGCTGATCGTGGAACTGCATAATAAATTGAAAATCACGGGAATAGCCGTTACGCATGACATGACGAGCGCTTACAAGATAGCCGACAGGATAGCGATGATGTATAACGGGAAGATCATAATCAATGGCACGCCCGACGAAATAAAGGCCGCGAAAGATCCTATCGTCCGGCAGTTCATTACAGGGGCCAGCAAAGGCCCGATAACCGAGGGAATAGATTTCGAACATCTTATATGA
- the ilvE gene encoding branched-chain-amino-acid transaminase, whose translation MKIYIDGKFVDKDKAYISVFDHGLLYGDGVFEGIRTYDCLVFRLKEHIDRLYRSAAAIKLKIPMTETEMVDALIATLKANKLRDAYIRLVVTRGYGDLGLDPRKCPKPTVFIITDKIALYPKEFYRNGLAIITASTRRNNPASLDPRIKSLNYLNNILAKIDAIDAGTQEAIMLTSDGYVAECTGDNIFMVKGGVLFTPPVNIGALEGITRDAVIDAAKKAGIRFNEKLLRIEDFYQADEVFLTGTAAEIIPVVKIDKKQIGAGKPGEMTFRLMEGFKEFTKSDGVRYEV comes from the coding sequence ATGAAAATATATATAGATGGAAAATTTGTAGATAAGGATAAGGCCTATATATCGGTATTCGACCATGGGCTATTATACGGGGATGGGGTTTTTGAAGGCATCCGCACTTACGATTGTCTTGTATTCCGCCTGAAGGAGCACATAGATCGGCTTTACAGATCTGCCGCGGCTATCAAGTTAAAAATACCTATGACGGAAACTGAAATGGTGGATGCGCTTATCGCCACACTCAAAGCTAACAAACTCCGCGATGCGTATATACGGCTGGTCGTGACAAGAGGTTACGGCGATCTCGGCCTTGACCCGAGAAAATGTCCGAAGCCTACCGTATTTATAATAACGGATAAGATAGCTTTGTACCCAAAAGAGTTTTACCGCAATGGGCTTGCCATAATAACAGCCTCGACGAGGCGCAATAATCCCGCGTCGCTGGATCCGCGGATAAAATCGCTGAACTATCTGAATAATATACTTGCGAAGATAGACGCGATAGACGCCGGCACGCAAGAGGCCATCATGCTTACCAGCGATGGATATGTTGCGGAATGCACCGGGGATAATATATTCATGGTGAAGGGCGGGGTTCTTTTTACGCCGCCTGTAAATATAGGCGCGCTCGAAGGCATAACCAGAGACGCTGTCATAGATGCGGCGAAAAAGGCAGGAATACGTTTTAATGAAAAGCTCTTAAGGATAGAGGATTTTTATCAGGCGGATGAAGTCTTTTTGACAGGCACAGCCGCGGAGATAATCCCCGTCGTGAAGATAGATAAAAAACAGATCGGCGCAGGTAAGCCCGGAGAGATGACATTCCGGCTTATGGAAGGTTTTAAGGAATTCACTAAGTCGGATGGGGTAAGATATGAAGTGTGA
- a CDS encoding protein arginine kinase, whose protein sequence is MTIDDFVKQDTEWLKGTGPSANIVMSSRTRLARNIEKLPFSNRATKQQLEEILNITEAAVRQSGFLKNALFIRLKDLSEVDRIFLVERHLMSPEHARGADYKALIVDPNEIVSIMVNEEDHLRIQVMQSGLNVRECWRIIDEIDTELSKSLPFAFSPKWGYLTACPTNAGTGLRGSTMLHLPALVFTGQIGKILQAIAKLGMNVRGLYGEGTEAMGNIFQISNQISMGITEEDIIDNIERITNQLISREDATRKMLVVKNKEGLNDRISRAYGTLKSAHIINSSETVALLSAIRLGVDLGLVKNMDRRTVNELFLLTQPAHLQKLEGKLLNADERDVKRADIVRGKLK, encoded by the coding sequence ATGACGATAGATGATTTTGTAAAGCAGGATACCGAGTGGCTCAAAGGAACGGGCCCGAGCGCTAATATAGTCATGTCCTCCCGGACGCGCCTGGCGCGGAATATCGAAAAGTTACCTTTTTCGAACAGGGCGACAAAACAGCAGTTGGAAGAGATATTAAACATAACGGAGGCCGCTGTAAGGCAATCCGGATTTTTAAAGAATGCCTTATTTATAAGGTTGAAGGACTTAAGCGAAGTCGACAGGATATTCCTCGTCGAGCGTCACCTCATGAGCCCGGAGCATGCCCGTGGCGCGGACTATAAAGCTCTGATAGTCGATCCGAATGAGATAGTCAGCATAATGGTGAATGAGGAGGATCATCTCAGGATACAGGTGATGCAGTCCGGCCTTAATGTCAGGGAATGCTGGCGCATAATCGATGAAATAGATACGGAGTTGAGCAAATCGTTGCCGTTCGCGTTCTCGCCTAAGTGGGGTTATCTCACCGCGTGTCCGACGAACGCCGGCACGGGCCTCAGGGGGTCGACTATGCTTCATCTGCCGGCCCTGGTCTTCACCGGCCAGATCGGCAAGATACTGCAGGCGATAGCGAAACTGGGTATGAACGTAAGGGGCCTCTACGGCGAAGGCACCGAGGCGATGGGTAATATATTTCAGATATCGAACCAGATATCCATGGGGATCACCGAAGAAGATATTATCGATAATATCGAGAGGATAACAAATCAACTCATCTCCCGCGAAGACGCTACCCGGAAGATGCTCGTTGTTAAAAATAAAGAAGGATTAAATGACAGGATATCGCGCGCGTACGGAACGCTCAAGAGCGCGCATATAATAAATAGCAGTGAGACGGTGGCGCTCTTGTCGGCTATACGGTTGGGGGTCGATCTCGGGCTTGTGAAAAACATGGACAGGAGAACGGTCAACGAACTTTTTCTGCTTACACAGCCTGCCCATCTTCAAAAGCTCGAAGGGAAATTGCTGAACGCGGACGAGCGTGACGTGAAGCGCGCTGATATCGTCAGGGGAAAACTGAAATAA
- the ispD gene encoding 2-C-methyl-D-erythritol 4-phosphate cytidylyltransferase: MKTAAIIAAGGYGKRLGLKVKKPFVLLGGKPLVSYALKAMERCKAVDAVIVAAERPCIGRLKVIAGRLKMRKLIGVVAGGKTRAESVCNCIARLEGPFDIILIHDAARPLVDKALIESVIKAAASSGAAIAAVPESDTVKLVGGGRFIKATLPRSRIFRAQTPQAFRADIIKKAYSAGGAYFTDDAAAAEALGCRVKIVEGSYRNLKITTKEDLKIAEALL, translated from the coding sequence ATGAAGACAGCAGCTATAATAGCGGCAGGCGGATACGGCAAGCGATTAGGGCTAAAGGTAAAGAAGCCATTTGTGCTTCTGGGCGGAAAACCTTTAGTTAGCTATGCGCTCAAGGCGATGGAGAGATGTAAGGCGGTAGATGCGGTAATAGTCGCGGCTGAGCGGCCTTGTATAGGGCGGCTTAAAGTGATCGCCGGACGCCTCAAGATGCGCAAGCTGATAGGCGTGGTCGCCGGAGGCAAGACACGGGCTGAATCGGTGTGTAATTGTATCGCCCGGCTCGAAGGGCCATTCGACATTATCCTTATCCACGACGCAGCCCGTCCGTTGGTCGATAAAGCGCTCATAGAAAGCGTTATAAAAGCGGCCGCCTCGTCCGGAGCGGCCATAGCCGCCGTGCCGGAGAGCGATACGGTTAAGCTCGTCGGAGGGGGCCGGTTCATAAAAGCGACTCTGCCCCGGAGCAGGATATTCCGCGCGCAGACGCCGCAGGCATTCAGGGCTGATATTATAAAGAAGGCGTATTCCGCGGGAGGCGCTTATTTTACCGACGATGCGGCCGCGGCCGAAGCGCTCGGATGCCGCGTAAAGATAGTCGAAGGCTCGTATCGTAATTTGAAAATAACTACTAAGGAAGATTTAAAGATTGCCGAGGCATTATTGTGA
- a CDS encoding ATP-dependent Clp protease ATP-binding subunit gives MFNRFTERARKVILLAKEEAKRFNHDYIGTEHILLGLVREGEGVAAAVLASFGLSSDKIRLEVEKLVQPGPTTVVSGDLPFTPKAKKVIELAMEEARSLGHNYIGTEHLLLGLIREGEGVASQVLVNLGLELGKVRDEVMNLLGSEIPGYEMGQKVSHAKTPALDAFGRDLTKLAKDGKLDPVIGRKNEIERVIQILSRRTKNNPVLLGEAGVGKTAIVEGLAQKIIAADVPELLKDKRLIILDIALMVAGTKYRGQFEERIKAVMDEIKRSEDVIVFIDELHTLVGAGGAEGAIDASNILKPALSRGEIQCIGATTLTEYRKHIEKDAALERRFQTIMVEPPSVLETIEILKGLRDRYEAHHRVKFTDEALDAAAKLSDRYISGRYQPDKAIDLIDEAGARARLSVMTAPPDVKHIEEKMAVVKQEKEAAVKNQDFEKAAKIRDEERKLKEELNRIKKEWKESNGKVEPKVTDDDIAVIVSKWTGIPILKLEEKEQDKFLKMEDALRKRVIGQDEALSAIAHAVRRSRAGIKDPRRPIGSFVFLGPTGVGKTLVGHVLAEFMFGDEDAIIQIDMSEYMEKFNVSRLVGAPPGYVGYEEGGQLTEKVRRKPYSVVLLDEIEKAHPDVFNILLQMLEEGRLTDSFGRKVDFKNTIIIMTSNIGAEMLKKQGSIGFKSQEEDVTYKSMKERLLDEVKKTFKPEFINRVDDIIVFRALTKEDLEHIVEIEVRDVESRLKEQNIKIELTKEAEDFLIEKGFDKSFGARPLKRTIQRFLEDPLAEEIIRGTYKKGGTVKVAVKGDHLEFNLS, from the coding sequence ATGTTCAATAGATTTACCGAAAGAGCCAGGAAGGTAATATTGCTGGCTAAAGAAGAAGCTAAAAGATTTAATCATGATTATATCGGTACCGAACATATATTGCTGGGCCTGGTGCGTGAAGGCGAAGGCGTCGCCGCCGCGGTGCTGGCGAGTTTTGGATTGAGTTCGGACAAGATACGGCTTGAGGTCGAGAAACTTGTACAGCCGGGCCCGACTACCGTCGTTTCCGGCGATCTGCCATTTACGCCAAAAGCCAAGAAGGTGATAGAGCTCGCTATGGAAGAAGCTCGCTCGCTCGGCCACAATTATATCGGCACCGAGCATCTCCTGCTGGGGCTTATACGTGAAGGCGAAGGCGTCGCCTCACAGGTACTTGTGAATCTGGGACTTGAACTGGGTAAGGTACGGGACGAAGTGATGAACCTCCTCGGCTCCGAGATACCGGGCTATGAAATGGGGCAGAAGGTTTCTCACGCCAAGACCCCGGCGCTCGATGCCTTCGGCAGGGATCTTACGAAGTTGGCAAAAGACGGCAAGCTCGATCCTGTCATAGGCAGGAAGAACGAGATCGAACGCGTTATTCAGATACTTTCCCGCCGGACGAAGAATAACCCTGTATTACTTGGAGAGGCCGGTGTCGGAAAAACTGCCATAGTCGAAGGGCTCGCGCAGAAAATAATAGCCGCGGACGTACCTGAATTATTGAAAGACAAACGCCTTATAATCCTGGATATCGCTTTGATGGTTGCCGGAACAAAGTACAGGGGCCAGTTCGAGGAGCGCATAAAGGCGGTCATGGACGAGATAAAGCGTTCCGAGGATGTGATAGTATTTATCGACGAACTCCATACGCTTGTGGGAGCCGGCGGCGCGGAAGGCGCGATCGACGCGTCGAACATATTGAAGCCCGCGCTTTCGCGGGGCGAGATACAGTGTATCGGCGCTACTACGCTTACCGAATATCGTAAGCACATAGAAAAAGACGCGGCTCTCGAGAGGCGTTTCCAGACGATAATGGTCGAGCCTCCGAGCGTTCTTGAGACGATAGAGATATTAAAAGGACTGCGTGATAGATATGAAGCCCATCATAGAGTTAAATTTACGGATGAAGCGCTTGATGCCGCCGCAAAGCTTTCCGATCGATACATAAGCGGTAGGTATCAGCCGGATAAGGCGATAGACCTCATAGACGAAGCGGGCGCGCGCGCGCGTCTTTCGGTCATGACCGCGCCGCCGGATGTGAAGCACATCGAGGAGAAGATGGCCGTCGTGAAACAGGAGAAAGAAGCGGCGGTAAAAAATCAGGATTTTGAGAAAGCGGCGAAGATCAGGGACGAGGAGCGTAAATTAAAAGAAGAACTCAATCGCATAAAGAAAGAATGGAAAGAATCCAACGGGAAGGTGGAGCCAAAAGTTACGGATGACGACATAGCCGTTATCGTATCGAAATGGACCGGTATCCCGATATTGAAACTCGAAGAGAAGGAGCAGGACAAATTCCTGAAGATGGAAGATGCCCTGCGTAAACGCGTCATAGGCCAGGACGAAGCTTTATCCGCCATCGCGCATGCCGTCAGGAGATCGCGCGCCGGAATAAAGGATCCGCGCAGGCCCATAGGCTCTTTCGTCTTCCTGGGCCCCACCGGTGTAGGTAAAACGCTGGTCGGCCACGTGCTCGCGGAGTTCATGTTCGGCGATGAGGACGCGATTATACAGATAGACATGTCGGAGTATATGGAAAAGTTCAATGTCTCTCGCCTTGTGGGAGCGCCTCCGGGGTATGTCGGCTACGAAGAGGGCGGACAACTCACCGAGAAAGTCCGCCGCAAGCCGTATTCTGTGGTTCTTCTCGACGAGATAGAGAAGGCGCACCCGGATGTATTTAATATCCTCCTGCAGATGCTGGAGGAGGGGCGGCTCACCGATTCATTCGGCCGTAAGGTGGATTTCAAAAACACGATAATAATAATGACCTCCAATATCGGCGCGGAGATGCTGAAGAAACAGGGCTCGATAGGGTTTAAATCCCAGGAGGAAGATGTTACTTATAAGTCGATGAAGGAGCGCCTGCTGGATGAGGTGAAGAAGACATTCAAGCCGGAGTTTATCAATAGGGTCGATGATATCATCGTGTTCAGGGCGCTTACGAAGGAAGATCTTGAGCATATAGTCGAGATCGAGGTGCGTGACGTCGAATCGCGCTTAAAAGAGCAGAATATAAAGATCGAGCTTACCAAAGAGGCGGAAGATTTTCTTATCGAAAAAGGGTTCGACAAAAGTTTCGGCGCGCGGCCGCTTAAGAGGACGATACAGCGCTTTTTGGAGGATCCTCTTGCGGAAGAGATAATACGAGGCACTTATAAAAAAGGCGGCACGGTGAAGGTTGCGGTAAAAGGCGACCATCTGGAGTTTAACCTGTCGTAG